The nucleotide sequence TCTGGGCCGTGGGTGGGGCCTCGCATAGCTTTGGGCCTGCGGCACACCTTCTCCGAGCGGTTCGCGGTCTTCGGAGGACTCGGCCTCACGCTCGGGTTCGGCTCGGGCCTGCGGGCAGACGCCGAAGTCTTCACCGGGGTGCAGTGGATCTTCCCGGTAGGTTCGCAGCAGTGAATTTGTTGCGATCCGACAGGTCTGTGAGATGGTGTGCGCATCTGTAGGAGGTCGCGCACTTGGACATGAATCCCCGCCTCACCTCAGTGGTCTTCCGGCTCAACCGCGAGAAGCTCGACGCCCTGAAGGAGCTGTCGCGCACCACGCGCATCCGTCAGAGCGAGTACCTGCGAGAGGCCATCTCGGATCTGCTGGCGAAGTACGAAGAGCGGCTCGTCGACTGACGGCCACGACCGGACCCCGCCGCGTGTCACCTATGGAAGGAAGGGTGGCTCCAGCGGCAGCCCCGGGGGATGCAGGCGCTCCCCGGCGGAGAAGGGGTCCACTCCCGGAGGGTAGCGAACCTCCCAGAGAATCAGGCCGTGCGCGGGCGCCTTGAAGCCCTCGATGGCCTCCCCTGACTCCAGCGCCGCCTTCCATTCCGCTTCCGGCAGCAGTCCCGCCGCCACCTTCAGCGCGCTCCCCACCAGGTAGCGCACCTGGTAGCGCGCGAAGCCGTCCCCGCTCAGCCTCGCCTCGTACAGCCCACCGCCCAGCTCATGCAGGGTGGCGGACTCCAGCGTGCGCGGCTTGCGGGGGCTGGACTTCTCATGGAACGCAATGAAGTCCCGCGTGCCCACCGCCGCGCCGAGCAGCTCCTCGAGCCGCTCGGGCGTCACCGGCCTTCCGGCCCCCTGCAGCAGGGGCTCGGCGGGCACGTCCAGCGCGTACGGCGCCCACGCCGCGTCACTCGCGCCCCCCAGCCGCAGCCGGTAGCGGTACGCCTTGCCGCTGGCGCTCCACTGGGCATGGAACGAGCGGGGCACGCGCACGCAGACCAGGCCCAGGCCGGGGGGCAGGCGCTCGGGCAGCCGCCGGGCGAGCGCGTCCGCCGAGTCGCCGGGCTCCAGCCGCACGCTCACCACCTGCATCCGCGCGTGGACGCCCCGGTCCGTGCGCCCCGCCGGCATGATGGTGGCGGGGACCCCTACCGAGGAGAGGGCGCCCTCCAGCGCCTCCTGCACGGTGGGGCCGGCAGGCTGCCGCTGGAAGCCTCGGAAGTTTCCGCCGCGGTACCAGATCCACAGTGCGACAGGAATCCGTCTGGAGGTCGAAGGGAGCACGCCGTTGCGAGTGTGTGGGGGAACGCGGGATACTCGCGCGCGAAATGGCGGCCGGACAAGACTTTGCGGTGGATGTGGAAGGTCATTGGCTCTTCCGACAGGGGGACCTGGTCCTCGGACCGGTGAGCGGCGGGCAGCTCGTGGAGAAGCTCACCACGGGAGAGCTGACGCCGGACACGCCGGTGGCGCTCGCGGGGGAGCGCGACTTCCACCGGCTGGGAGACGTGGAGGCCTTCCGGGTGCACGTGGCCCGGGCGGAGGCCCGCGCGCGGGTGGACGCCGCCGTCGTGGTGGAGCGGGCGAAGTCACGCAAGCGCCTCAAGATTCTCGGCACCGCGGCCGGCGTCGGCGTGCTGGTGCTGGGCTTCTTCGGCCTGCAGCTGGCCCGCAACGTCGCGGTGCACGGCGTCTTCGGAGGCGGCGGGGAGCTCGAGGACGACTTCGGCGGGGAGGAGATCGTCATCCGCGTGGCCCAGGCGCGCCCGGACGACGAGGAGCTCTTCGAGTATCCGACGAACGGGACGAAGCGCCCCGACGCGGTCGCCAGCGGCACGAAGCCCGCCACCGGCACCAGCGGCCCGGGCAGGGTTGCCATGGCGTCCACCACCCGCACCGAGGAGCGGCGCCCGCCGCGTCCCGCGGGCAGCGTGGCCACGGACCCGGACGGCATGCAGGTGGCCCAGTCGTTCGACCAGTCGTCCATCAACAAGGTGGTCTCCGGCAACCGGTCCGCGCTCTCCAGGTGCTTCAGGGAAGAGGCCGAGCGCAGCCCGGGCCTGGCGGCGAAGATTCCGCTGGAGTTCGTCATCGGCAACGACGGCCGGGTCAGCAAGCTCTGGGTGGACAACCCCCAGTTCAAGAAGGGCCCGCTCTACGACTGCCTGCTGGTGGAGCTCCAGAAGTGGCCCTTCCGCCCCTACGAGGGCGAGCGGGCGACGGTCGGCCTGACGTTCAACATCGGCAAGCGGGGGTAGGGCCAGTTTCTTGCCCACCCCCCGGGCATGGCCGATACCTGGGCCATGTCCGCTGCTGCATCCGTTGCCGAGGCCGAAATCGCGAAGAAGGCGCTGAGCGTACCCCCGGGTACCTTCCGGCACACCGTGCTGGTGGCCGCCAAGCGCTTCAAGTCCACCTGGGCCGAGCTGGGCCAGCTGCTCGTCCAGGTCCGGGACGAGGCCAAGTTCGAGGAGTGGGGCTACCCCACCTTCGAGGCCTACTGTCTCAAGGAACTGCACATCAAGAAGCAGACCGCCCTGAAGCTCACGCGCTCGTTCAGCTTCCTGGCCAAGCACGAGCCCGAAGAGGAGCTCAAGGCGCAGGAGTTCCCCGAGAAGGCCCCCGCCTTCGAGGTCATCGAAGTGCTGGCGGACGCCGAGGAGCGGGGTCAACTGTCCCCCACCGAATACAAGTCCCTCCGCGACAGCATCTGGAGCCCGGAAAAGTCCCCGACAGAGCTGAAGAAGGAGTTTTCCGAGCGGTTTCCCCGCCCGGCGCCGGAGCCGCCCCCGGAGAGCGCCCAGGTGCGGAAACTGGCGCAGACCGCTCGGAAGCTCGCCAGTGAGCTGGCGGGGTGCCGTCGGATCCCGAACGCTGTCGCCGAGCGGGCGGCCGCCCTGGCCGAGGACGTCGAGGACATCGCCGCGGGCGTGACGGACGCCTGAACCGCTGTTACTGAACGCTGACCCGCTGCCGGGGCTGTACGCTCGGCAACGGGCCTGTACCGCCGGGCTTCCTGCCCGAGGGGGAGGGCCCTATAGTGGTTCAGGGCCCCATGTAGGTGGGCCTGACGGCTGTTCGAGACGTGGGCAGGCCGTGAGGGTAGGGGAGCGGTGGACGGCGAAGTAGGCTTCGGCTGGGCCGGAGTCGGCGAACTCGGAGGCGGCAGTGAAGAAGGAGCACCACGTCAACCTGTCCTGTTCGTTCTGCGGCAAGTCGCAGCGCGAGGTCCGCAAGCTCATCGCGGGCCCGACTGTCTACATCTGCGACGAATGCATCAAGCTGTGTAACGACATCATCGCGGACGAGAACGAGCGCGAAGAGGGCAAGCCGCAGGTCAGCCTGCCGACGCCAGCCGAAATCAAGGCGTTCCTCGACGACTACGTAATCGGTCAGGACCAGGCGAAGAAGGTCCTCGCGGTGGCGGTGTACAACCACTACAAGCGCATCTACCAGAAGAAGCCGGCCGCACGGCCGCGCCCCGGGGTGAAGGCGCCCGGCGGCGAGGACGTGGAGCTGAGCAAGAGCAACATCCTGCTCATCGGTCCCACGGGAAGCGGCAAGACGCTGCTGGCCCAGTCGCTCGCGCGGTTCCTCAACGTCCCCTTCACCATCGCCGACGCCACCAGCCTCACCGAGGCCGGCTACGTGGGCGAGGACGTGGAGAACATCATCCAGAACCTGCTCCACAACGCCGACTACGACGTGGAGAAGGCGGCGCGCGGCATCGTCTACATCGACGAGATCGACAAGATTGCCCGCAAGGGTGACATGCCGAGCGCCACCCGCGACGTGGGCGGCGAGGGCGTGCAGCAGGCGCTCTTGAAGATCATCGAGGGCACCCGCGCCAACGTCACGCCGCGCGGCGGGAAGAAGTACAACCAGCAGGAGTACGTCCAGGTCGACACGACGAACATCCTCTTCATCTGCGGCGGTGCCTTCCACGGCATCGACGGCGTCATCAAGCGCCGCGTGGGTGAGAAGGGCCTGGGCTTCGGCGCGAAGATCACCCACCGCGAGGAGCGCAGCGTCGGCGAGCTGCTGGCGCTGACGGAGCCGGAGGACCTGATGAAGTTCGGGATGATTCCCGAGTTCATCGGCCGCCTGCCCATGATCGCCACGCTGAACGACCTGAAGGAAGAGGACCTGGTCATCATCCTCTCGCAGCCGAAGAACGCGCTGGTGAAGCAGTACCAGAAGCTCTTCGAGATGGAGAAGGTGAAGCTGACCTTCACCAAGGAGGCGCTGCGCGCCATCGCCCGCGAGGCGATGCGCCGTCACTCCGGAGCGCGCGGCCTGCGCGCCATCCTGGAGGACGCGATGCTGGAGATCATGTACGACGTGCCGTTCCGCGAGGGCGTCAAGGAGTGCAAGATCACCGAGCAGGTGATCACCAAGCACGAGCCGCCCCAGCTGGTGATGGAGAAGGAGAAGAAGACGGCGTAGCGCGCCGCTTCGGCTCCTGAAGCAGGAAGGCCCTTCTTCCCCCGCGTGGGAAGCGGGGCCTTCGCTTTTTCAGGCGGCGGCGCCCGACGAGGCGGAAGGGGCGGCGGGCAGGGTGATGATGAACTCGGCGTACTCGCCGGGCTCGCTCTCCACGCGAATCTCGCCGTGGTGCTCCTGGACGATGTCGTGGCAGAGCGACAGGCCCAGGCCGGTGCCCACGCCGGCGGGCTTGGTGGTGAAGAAGGGGTCGAAGAGCTTCGCGCGGATGTGCTCGGGGATGCCGGAGCCGTTGTCGCGCACGCGCAGCTCCACCTTGTCGCCCTGGCGGCGGGTGCGGACGTGGATTCGCGGGACGAAGCCCGGGGGCGCACCCTGCTGCTTCTGCACGGTGGCGTAGAAGGCGTTCTCGAGGATGTTGATGAACAGGCGGCTGATGTCGCTCGCCACCAGCTCCACGGTGCCCACGCCCGGGTCCAGGTCGGACTCCGTCACCACGCTGGCGCCGCCCGGGCGGCTGCGCAGGCCCTGCGAGGCCAGGTTGAGGCTGTCGCGAATGAGCGCGTTGAGGTCCGCGCGGGAGCGCGTCCCCTCGGAGCGGCGCGAGTGCCGCAGCATCGTCTTGATGATGTCCGACGCGCGCTTGCCATGGGTGTTGATGCGCTGCGAGTTCTGCCGCAGGTCCTCCAGCAGCTCCAGCACGTCCTGCAGGGCCTGGGCATCCAGCCGGCTCGCCAGGGCGCGCAGGGACTCCTCCAGCTCGCGGGCCAGCCGTGAGGACAACTCGGAGAAGTTGTTCACGAAGTTGAGCGGGTTCTGCAGCTCGTGGGCGATGCCGGCGGTGAGCGCGCCCAGGGACGCGAGCTTCTCCTGGGCCACGAGCTGGCGCTGCATCTCCTGGAGGCGGGTGAGGGTGTCCGCCAGCTCCGCGTTCTTGTGCTGGATTTCGGCGGTGCGCTCCTCCACGCGGCGCTCCAGGGTGCGGCTGTAGTCCTCGAGGCTGGCGTAGAGGCCGGCGTTCTCCAGGGAGATGGCGGCCTGGAACGACAGCAGCCGCAGCACCTCCAGCCGCTCGCGGGTGAAGGCCCCGGGCGTGGCGTCGTTCTCCAGGTACAGCACGCCGGTGAGTGACAGCTGCTTCAAGAGCGGGCTGCAGAGCACGGACTTGGGCCGGGCGGCGCGGATGTACGGGTCCTCGGAGAAGGGCTCCTCGGTCGCCGCGTCGTGGAGCAGCACCGTCTCCCCGGTGCGCACCACGTAGTGGATGATGGAGGCAGGCAGCGCGGTGGAGGACTCCACCGGCAACGCCTGCTCCACCACGCCGCTGCCGTCCACCGAGCCCTCGGCCGCAATGAACAGGCCCTCGGGCTTCTTCAGGATGAGGAAGCCGCGCCGCGCACCGGCGTTCTCGATGACCAGCGTCATCAGCTTGCGCAGCAGCTTGTCCAGGACGATTTCGCCCGACAGCGCGCGGGCCGTCTTGAGCACCGACTCCAGGTCCAGGGCCGCCAGTGACGTCCCCGCCACCTCGTCCGTCCGCTGGGCGGCGGCGGGCGCGGAGGGCAGCAGGCGCGGGTGCTCGCGCTCCAGGCGCGCGGCGACGGCGCGGGCGCCCCATCGCAGGAAGGCGGTGCGGGCGTCTTCCAGGTACGCGCGGGCCACGCGCTCGCGGGCCTGGGCCAGGTGGAAGCGGGCCGCGGCCTCACAGGCCACACCCTCGTCGAGCGACAGCTCGTGCTGCCGGGCCAGGCGGATGGCGCGGTCATAGCCGTCCGCCGCGTCGTCCAGGTGGCCGTCCAGGCGGGCGCGCTCCGCGTCCAGCAGCTCCGCGCGGGCGCCGTAGTTCATGGGGGCGATGCGGGCCCAGCCGCGCATGGCCTTGCGGATGGCGTCGATGGAGCGCGACATGCGCAGCCGCTCCAGCGGGCCGCGCGACGGGTGGAGCGCGATGAGGGCCAGGCCCTGGAAGAACTTGTACCAGGGGAAGTAGATCTGCCCGGCGATGAGCTCCGCCTGGGCGTCCACGGCGGAGGCGCTCTCCAGCGCGCCGAGCGCGTCACCGGACAGCCAGCGGCGCAGCGTGCGGAGCACGTCACAGGTGGCGATGCCGTTGGTGTAGCCGAGCTGGCGGTACGGAGCGACCAGCTCCTCCTCGCGTGCGTCCGCGTCCCCGGTGAAGGTCCCGGTGAGCGTGTCGAGCGTGTGGCGGATGTACTCGACGAAGGGCACGTTCTTGTGCCGCTGGGCGGCGAGCGCGTCGCGGTAGCGGTCGATGCGCGGGCCGGCCTCCGCCAGTCCGTCGGTGGCGATGAGCGAGGTGGCGCAGCCGGCGCTCGCGGCATAGCCGAAGTACTCGATGTCGCCCGTCTCCTGGCCCTTCCGGGCGGCGGAGTAGAAGTCGTCGATGCAGGCGGAGAGCGGCTCCTTCCAGTGACGGATGAAGAGGTTGAAGACGAACGTCACCATGGACCGCAGGCTCTCCGCCTGGAAGCGGTCCAGCGTCTTCAGCGCGAGCCGGCCGTAGCGGAAGCCCTCCTCGGGGTTGCCCAGGTGCACGCTGAGCATCAGCCCGTAGCCCACGTACCCGAAGGCGGCCACGCCGGTGGCCCCGTGGCGGATGGTGAGCTGGAGGATGCGCAGCACCACCAACGGGAAGAGCAGCGGCCGGGCCATGAAGGCCACCGAGGACAGCTTCACGAGCAGCCGCAGCGTGGCCAGCAGCAGCGGGTCCGTGCACTCCGGCAGCGAGGCCAGGTCCTCGGGCTTGCGCAGGCCCAGGCGCACCTTCGTCTTCGCCACGGCGGCCAGGACGTGCGGGGGCTTGGGGTTTGCGGGCAGCGGCTGGCCCAGCTTGCGCAACACCTCCAGGCCCAGGTCCACACCGCGCGCGTGCTCGCCGCGGTGCGCGTAGCACTGCAGCCGGACCTCCTGCACCCGGACTTCCTCGGCGCCGTCCGCCGCATGGGCCAGGGCCGCCGCGGCCAGGCGCTCCATCAGGTCGAAGTCCGCCGCGAGGTAGGCCGCCTCCGCCGCCTCCACGTGCAGGTCGAAGGTGAGGCGGCGGTCCTTCTTCCAGCCATCCTCGCCCACCAGCGTCAGTCCGGTGGACAGCAGGCGCAGGGCCGACGCCCACGCGCCGCGCGACTTGCCACTCCGGCCCGCGCGCAGGTCCAGCGCGGCCACGCGGTAGCGCTCGTCCGGGTCCGTCAGCACGGGGAGGGCCAGATGGAAGTGGCTGACGACGTCGACCAGCCCTTCATCCAACCGCTCGGGCGGAGTGTGCCGGAGCAGCAGGCGGCCGATGCGGGCGTGGAGCTGGGGCCGGGCCTCGGCGGGCGTCAGCTCCAGCGCGGCCTGCTGCACGCGGTCGTGGGTGAACTGGTAGGCGCCGCCGGCCTCGGCCTCGGCCTCGGGCTCGCTCAGCGGCGTCACCAGTCCGGCCTGGAGCAGCTCGCCCAGCTGCGCCGCGGCTTCCGCGGGCGGGCGCTCCAGGACGATGGCGAGGCTGCGCAGGTCGAAGCTGTGGCCCAGCGCGGCGGCCACGGGCAGCAGGGCCTGGGCGGTGGGGCTCAGCTCGCGGATGCGGGAGGTGAGCAGCGCCACCACGCCGTCGCTGAAGTCCTGACCGCGCAGGGCGCCCGCATCCCAGCGGAAGCCGCCCCCCTGCGCGTCGAAGCGCACGAGGCCGCGCTCGTAGAATGTCCGCAGCAGCTGCACGGCGAAGAACGGGTTGCCCTCCGTCAGCGAGAGCACCAGCGCCCCCAGCTGCGCGTCCGGCTGTCCGGCCGCGGGCGGGAAGACGTCCGCCACCAGCCGGGCCACGTGCTCGGCGGACAGCGGCTCCAGGGAGACGCGGTGGACGGGCGTGCCGTCCTCCTGCAGGGCGCGGGCGAGTCCCTCCACGGGGTGCTCGGACCACAGCTCCTCCGAGCGGCAGGCCGCCACCACCAGCAGGTGGCCGATGTCGCGGTCGGAGAGGAGCAGCCGCAGCAGCTGGAGGCTGGCGCTGTCGGCCCACTGCAGGTCGTCCAGCACCACCACGAGCGGGTGCTCACGGGTGGCGAGCGCGGCCACCAGCTTGCGCAGCACGAGCTGGAAGCGCAGCTCCGACTCGGCGGGGCCCAGCTCGGGGACGGAGGGCTGCTCACCCAGCACCAGGGCCATGCGTGGCACGGCGTCCACCACGAGCCGGCCCATGCCGCCCACGGCGTCCAGCAGCCGGCGGCGCCACGCGTCCAGGGCCTGCTCCTCCTCGCCGAGGAGGCTGCGCGCCACCTCGCGGAAGGCCTCGAAGATGCCGCTGTAGGGCGTGTCGCGCAGGAGCTGGTCGTACTTGCCGCGGACGAAGAGGCCGTGCCGCGCGGAGACGGAGCGCTTGAGGGTGCCGGTGAGCGCGGACTTGCCCATGCCCGCCGCGCCCGAGACGAGGACGAAGCCGGAGCGGCCGGAGGCGGCGCGCTCGAAGGCCTCCCTCAGTCCGGCCTGCTCCTTCTCGCGGCCGTAGAGGTGCTCGGGGGCGGTGAAGCGCTCGGGGACGTCCTTCGTGCCGAGCGCGAAGGGGGCCACGCTGCCCGTGCCCTCCAGCCCGTCCAGGCAGCGCCGCAGGTCCGCGACCAAGCCGTACGCGCTCTGGTAGCGGTCCTCGGGAGACTTGGCGAGCAGCTTGAGGGCGATGTCCGACAGCGGTGCGGGAAGGCCGGGGACGAGCGAGCCCGGAGGCAGGGGAGGAAGCGCCACGTGCGCGTGGATGAGCCCCAGCGCGTCGGTGTCCGCGAAGGGGCGGCGGCCGGTGAGCAGCTCGTAGAGCACGACGCCCAGGGAGTAGAAGTCGCTGCGCGAGTCCACGCTGCGGTGCGTACGGCCCGTGCCCTCGGGCGACAGGTACTCGAGCGTGCCCTCCAGGCGGTCGGGCGCGACGGGAGCCACCTCCGCGCGGGGGCGGCGGGTGGCCAGCGAGAAGCCGGTGAGCTTCAAGGCCTCGTCGCCGGGGCCCAGCAGCACGCAGCCGGGGTGGAGGTTGCGGTGGACGATGCCCGCCGCGTGGACGGCGCCGAGGACGCGGGCGAGCGCCAGGGTGATGCGGCAGGCGGTGCGAGGCTCCAGCCGACCCTGGGACAGGCGCTGTGCGAGCGTCGCCTCGCCGAAGGACTCCAGCACCAGGGCGAGGCGGCCGGTGCGCGGCTCCACCAGCGCGAGGGGCTGGAGGACGCCGTCGATGCGCAGGTGCTGCGTCAGCTCGAGCTCATGACGGAGGCGCGCGGCGATGGATGGCGGAGAGGAGGGCGCGGGAACCTTGAGGGTGACCGCCGCGCCGTCTTCCTCGCGCGTGGCTCGGAGGAACTGGAAGGGGCCAAAGCCAGCGAACTCCCTGACGATGCGGTAGCCGGCGACTTCAGTCATTGCGTACACCCGTGCGCCAGGGGCGCGCCCCTCATTGCGGAGCGAGGCTAGCCCTGGCCCCCAGGGGTAGCAACAACACCTCCCCCGGGTCGGAAGCGCAGACCCGGCCGGCAGGAGTGGAGCGCGTGGCCCGGGTGTGCGATGGAAGCTGCACGGTGATGAGACCCTCTGGCACGGCAGGTGTGGCAACGCGACACGACGGCAGGCGAGCGCTGGTCATCGGCAGCGGGTTCGGAGGGCTCGCGGCGGCGGTACGGCTGGCGGCGCGAGGCTGGCGCGTCACGGTGCTCGAGCGGAGGGACGGACCAGGCGGGCGGGCGAACGCCTTCCAGCAGGACGGGTTCACCTTCGACGCGGGGCCCACGGTCATCACGTGTCCGCATCTGCTGGAGGAGCTGTGGGCGCTGGCGGGCCAGCGGCTCGCGGACCACGTGGAGCTGCGACCGGTGGAGCCGCTCTACCGCATGCGCTTCCCGGATGGCGCCACGTTCGACTACCACACGGACCGCGAGCAGATGCGGGAGTCCGTGCGGCGGCTGTCGCCCGGGGACGAGACGGGCTTCGACTCGCTGTGCGAGCGCGTGGAGCGGATGTACGAGGCGGGCATCGGTCCGCTGATGAGCGCGCCCGTGCCGGGCCTGCTGAGCCTGGCGCCCTTCACCGCGGCGCTGGTGCGGGATGAGGCGTTCCGGACGATGTACGGGCTGGTGTCCCGGCACGTGCGCGACGAGCGGCTGCGGCAGGCGCTCAGCTTCCACCCGCTGCTCATCGGTGGAAGTCCCTTCACCCCCGCGAGCGCGGTGTACGCGTCCATCCAGTTCGTGGAGCGCAGGTGGGGGGCGTTCTTCCCCGTGGGCGGGACGGGGGCCCTGGTGCGGGGACTGGTGGCGTTGCTGGAGAAGCTGGGCGGCGAGGTCCGGTACGGCAGCGAGGTGACGGAGATCACGCTGGAGGGACGCCGGGCCACGGGTGTCCGGCTGGGTGACGGCACGTGGTTGGCGGCGGATGCGGTGGTGTCGAACGCGGACGCGGCGTGGACGTACCGGTACCTGCTGCCCGGGCACGCGCGGCGGCACTGGACGGACGCGCGCATCCAGAAGGCGCGCTATTCGATGAGCGTGTTCCTCTGGTACTTCGGCACGCGCAAGCAGTACCCGGCGGTGGCGCACCACACGCTGCTGTTCGGCAAGGACTTCCGGGGCATGTTCTCCGGGCTGGAAGGGCAGGGGCAGCCCTCGCAGGAGCCGCTGCTCTACCTGCACCGGCCCACGGCGACGGACGCGGCCCTGGCGCCGCCGGGACACGACGCGTTCTATGTCCTGGCACCGGTGCCCCACCTGGGCGACGGCACGGACTGGCGGGTGCGCGCGGAGCCCTTCCGCCGTGCGCTGGAGGAGCGGCTGGCGGGCTCCGTGCTGCCCGGGCTGAGCGAGGAGCTGGCGACCTCGCGCGTCTTCACGCCGGCGGACTTCCGCGACGACCTCCGGTCCTTCCGGGGCGCGGCGTTCAGCTTCGCGCCCACGCTGATGCAGACCACGTTCCTCCGCGCCCAGGCGCAGAGCGAGGACGTGGAGCGGCTGTACATGGTGGGGGCGGGGACGCACCCCGGAGCAGGCCTGCCCGCGGTGCTGTGCTCGGCGAAGATTGTCGATACGGTGATTGCCCGCGCATGATGCTAGCCCGCAGAACTATCGAACTTACTTTTCTATTCCCATTAATTGCTTGCGCCTCTTGATGGATGTCCTGTTCTCGAATTCAGCCACAAATGCGATTGCGCTGCCTCGGTCGGTCTTTCTTTGTAGCCACATGTCAACGATGGATCTTACAATCTGAGGACTCTCCTTGGCTGCTCCTACGAGAGAGCCAATGAGCACCAGGCTCCATGGGCTGCTGTTTGGAAGGATATTTCCCAGAAGAGTCCCAATTCCTCCCCCGATTGCCATGCTTGCGGTGTGGGTTGCGATTTGGCCAAAGAATTTCCGGTAGGTATTTTTTGATTGGGATTCATACTGCTTAAGATCGACATTTAGCTTGCCGACTATGTACTTGGAGATCTCTAGTCGTGTTTGAGGGCTCCATGGGCTGTCTTTGATCATGGAGGCAATGTTGATGATGTCGCCAGATACATATTTGAGGCGAGCCTCTTCCATTGCGACTCTGTATTTTATGATTTCCGCAGGCGTGCAAAGCGATAGGGCTCCGCTGTCAAACAGCTCATTGGAGACTGTGAATGCCACCTCTCCCAGTTTGCTCCTGAAGTCGAGTTCTGTTAAGGCATTCGGGTGGTATCTTCTGAGAATATCGAGCCCGTTTTTGTACTGATTGTATTTGTATTCTATTTCTGCGCGATGAGTTGGCTCCAGGAATACTGGTGCGGATTCGAGGCGCTCGGAATTGAATAGGTCTCTGGTTATGGATTTTGAGTCGAATACGGCTGGTGGATCTCGAAAGGTGTGCACTACAATTCCCTTGTCGTCTGGTTCGTCCGCCCGTTTAAGCATGATTGTTTTAATGTTGTTCTCAAGGGCGTAGTCGGTTTGTTTTGTTTTGCTGAGTCTGTTGAATTCCTTGTCGGAGACGTCGTTTGCGACGATTCTGTTTCTAAGTTCGGCTATCTCTTTGGTGTCTTCTGTTTTGTTCGTGTCTGGGTTTTTTATGATTCCTGCCTCCCTGAAGGAGAGTAGTGTTTCCTTTAGGTCTGAGTTGCGGAAACTTTCAAATGTTAGCTCGAATGCTTCGGTTGTGTCTCGGAAGTAGTTGAATTTGTCTGCGTGTATTATTATTTTACCGTCTGGGGCGGTGGTTACGTATTGGGGGTTGTTGAGGAATGACTCGTTAAGGATGCTTGCGTTTGGCGGTGTAATGTAAATATCGTCGAACACTAGGGCGAGGCGCTTGAGCGTGTTTGCCAAGGCGGTTCCGCGGGTGCCCTCGTGGTTGCGGATTGAAAGATTGACCCTGAGTCGTGATTTGTTGGACATGCGGTCACATAAGGGGTGGAAAGTGCGGTACTGAATCCTAGTAGATTTGAGGCCGCGCTGGTTGCTGGGTAATCGTAGACGGGCTGGATAGGTTACCGGCACCCGATGGACTCTAGAGAGCGCTTGTCCTGCTCTGGTAGGTGTGGGCACGCGCCCGGAGCGGGTCTGCCCGCAGTGCTCTGCTCAGCGAAGATCGTCGACACGGTGATCGCCCGCGCCGCCTGAGCGTCCGCTCCCCTCGGCCCCCTGCTCAGCGCCGCTTCGGGAAGTGCGGGTACACGTCCTGCTCGAGCACCTCGCGCAGCTTCGGGAAGTTGAGCGCCCACCTCACGCCCAGCCGCCACGGGGCGAACAGCGCCCTCGGCACACGCGGCAGCAGCGTCTCCGGCCACTCGAGGTAGGTCTTCTCGATCTCCTCGAGGTCGAAGTCCTTCTCCACGTCCACGCGGTAGGGCGCCTGGTTCGGGTCATGCCCGTCCAGCTCCGCCAGCAGCCCCGTGGGCAGGAACGTGGTGTGCAGCGTCATGCCGATGTCGAAGTTCCGGCTCCCCAGCCGGCAGATGGGCCCCTTCGCGATGTCCTGCGAGTCGAAGATCCACACCTCGTCACCCGTGGAGTCCGCGGGCAGGTCCGGCGTCGGGTCCGACACCACCAGCGCCACCACGTAGCCCTTCCAGTGCGACACCGCCGGGAAGCGCGCGCTCGGCACGAACTGCGGCGCGAAGCCGAACCAGCCGGTGGGCAGCACGTAGCCCTCGAAGCGCCCCGAGTGCACGTAGAACTTGAAGAAGCTCGCCGCGCGCCCCTCTTGGATGGGCAGCGAGTCCCTGTCCCCGACAATCGG is from Pyxidicoccus xibeiensis and encodes:
- a CDS encoding ribbon-helix-helix domain-containing protein encodes the protein MDMNPRLTSVVFRLNREKLDALKELSRTTRIRQSEYLREAISDLLAKYEERLVD
- a CDS encoding tRNA pseudouridine synthase A; the encoded protein is MLPSTSRRIPVALWIWYRGGNFRGFQRQPAGPTVQEALEGALSSVGVPATIMPAGRTDRGVHARMQVVSVRLEPGDSADALARRLPERLPPGLGLVCVRVPRSFHAQWSASGKAYRYRLRLGGASDAAWAPYALDVPAEPLLQGAGRPVTPERLEELLGAAVGTRDFIAFHEKSSPRKPRTLESATLHELGGGLYEARLSGDGFARYQVRYLVGSALKVAAGLLPEAEWKAALESGEAIEGFKAPAHGLILWEVRYPPGVDPFSAGERLHPPGLPLEPPFLP
- a CDS encoding AgmX/PglI C-terminal domain-containing protein — translated: MAAGQDFAVDVEGHWLFRQGDLVLGPVSGGQLVEKLTTGELTPDTPVALAGERDFHRLGDVEAFRVHVARAEARARVDAAVVVERAKSRKRLKILGTAAGVGVLVLGFFGLQLARNVAVHGVFGGGGELEDDFGGEEIVIRVAQARPDDEELFEYPTNGTKRPDAVASGTKPATGTSGPGRVAMASTTRTEERRPPRPAGSVATDPDGMQVAQSFDQSSINKVVSGNRSALSRCFREEAERSPGLAAKIPLEFVIGNDGRVSKLWVDNPQFKKGPLYDCLLVELQKWPFRPYEGERATVGLTFNIGKRG
- the clpX gene encoding ATP-dependent Clp protease ATP-binding subunit ClpX, with amino-acid sequence MKKEHHVNLSCSFCGKSQREVRKLIAGPTVYICDECIKLCNDIIADENEREEGKPQVSLPTPAEIKAFLDDYVIGQDQAKKVLAVAVYNHYKRIYQKKPAARPRPGVKAPGGEDVELSKSNILLIGPTGSGKTLLAQSLARFLNVPFTIADATSLTEAGYVGEDVENIIQNLLHNADYDVEKAARGIVYIDEIDKIARKGDMPSATRDVGGEGVQQALLKIIEGTRANVTPRGGKKYNQQEYVQVDTTNILFICGGAFHGIDGVIKRRVGEKGLGFGAKITHREERSVGELLALTEPEDLMKFGMIPEFIGRLPMIATLNDLKEEDLVIILSQPKNALVKQYQKLFEMEKVKLTFTKEALRAIAREAMRRHSGARGLRAILEDAMLEIMYDVPFREGVKECKITEQVITKHEPPQLVMEKEKKTA